The genomic interval ACTTCGGGTCGGGCGCAGTCCTCGACCACCTTCACGACCTGGGCGTGGAGCGGGTCACCGACATCCTGGTCACCCACCATCACCGCGACCAGGTGCAGGGGCTCGCCCGGGCCGTCGCGGCCGGGATCCGGATATGGGTGCCGCCGGTGGAGCGTGACCTCATCGAATCCGTCGACGAGCACTGGCGCACACGCCCCCTGGACAACGACTACGACGTGCGGCAGGACCGGTTCTCGCTGCTGGAACAGGTGCCGGTCACCGGCGCGGTCGCCGAGTACCGCACCGTCCGGCACGGCGCCTTCGACGTCCACACCCTGCCGCTGCCCGGACACACCGTGGGATCCGTCGGGTACCTCGTGGACCTGGACGGCCGCCGGCTCGCGTTCACCGGGGACCTCGTCCACGGGGAGGGCCGGCTGTGGTCGCTCGCGGCGACGCAGTGGGCGTACACCGGCTTCCACCCCAACGCGGGCATGGAAGGAGCAGCGGCCACCGTCCTCTCCTGCATGCAACTGCTCGACCACGAACCGGAGATGCTGCTCCCCTCGCACGGCGAGCCGGTCACCGACCCGCCCGCGTCCGTGAAGCGGCTCCGCGGCCACCTCCAGGACCTGATCGACATGCGGCGCGCCACCCCTTGGCTGCCCGAGCCCCTCCTCGACAGCCCCTGGAAGACGGTCACCCCCACCTGCTGCGCAACACCACCAGCATGGCCAACTCCTACGCCCTGCTCTCCGAGCACGGAACCGCGCTGCTCATCGACTTCGGCTTCGACCTGACCACCGGACTGCCCGGCGGCCACGACCGCTCATCCCGCCGCCCTCTGCTGGCCTCCATCGAGGCGCTGCGCCGCGACCACGGCATCGACCGGGTCGAGGTGGCGCTGCCCACGCACTACCACGACGACCACGTCGCCGGGTTCAACCTGCTGCGCGAGGTGCACGGCACCGAGATCTGGTCCCCCGCCCACATCGCGCCCGTTCTGACCGCGCCGCTCCGCTGGGACCTGCCGTG from Streptomyces drozdowiczii carries:
- a CDS encoding MBL fold metallo-hydrolase, which produces MGLTRITDHVHRFEDTCHVYVLHHEHEALLIDFGSGAVLDHLHDLGVERVTDILVTHHHRDQVQGLARAVAAGIRIWVPPVERDLIESVDEHWRTRPLDNDYDVRQDRFSLLEQVPVTGAVAEYRTVRHGAFDVHTLPLPGHTVGSVGYLVDLDGRRLAFTGDLVHGEGRLWSLAATQWAYTGFHPNAGMEGAAATVLSCMQLLDHEPEMLLPSHGEPVTDPPASVKRLRGHLQDLIDMRRATPWLPEPLLDSPWKTVTPTCCATPPAWPTPTPCSPSTEPRCSSTSAST